The nucleotide sequence GCTCCCAGGCGGCATTGATGAAAAACTCATCACGTTTGTTCGCGGAAAATGACCTCTCTGACAGCCGCCAGGACAAATGATACAGACTCACTATGCAGTTCTGCAGAAAATAACAGGCTGTTGTTTTTCTGCATCATGGCTGTAATCCACCGGCTGCATAGAGATTTCCGGCACATGAGTGTTTCTTTTGGTAAACCGGATGTTTTTCTTAAAAAATCTTTTGCATCTCTGCTTGACTGTCTTAACCCGTGACCTACTTTTAAGTGTGATCAGTTTGCTCAGCAGGTTTCAAGCTGAAGCAGTGAGCACAACAGGTTTGACATCATATCGGAAGTACCTTCCGTTGTTATGTGAATTAAAAAATTCCAATACCATTCTGTATTTCAAATTTTGGATACAGGAGATCTGCTCTTCTGAAGAGGGGGCATATTGGGTGCTTCATTTGAGGATGTTCCTCAAAGAAGCAAGTGTTTCGGGTGAGTTGTGGAATAAGCGAACTAATGGAGTCGCGACTTCCATAGCTTGGTTGTTTTGTGTCGATACATGTGGTCCATGAGTCGACTCCAATTGGAAAGAAAGAGAGCAACAATGAAGAATCTGACAAAGAGCATCAAAAACTTCCTGGTTTCAGAAGATGGTCCTACAGCTGTTGAATACGCTGTGATGCTGGCTCTGATCGTTATCGTTTGTCTGACTGCTATTCAGGCTGTCGGAACAAACGCCAACGCGAAGTTTGAAGCCGTACGCGATGCATTGACCTAATAGAGGCCAGTTGTATTACCGCGAAGTTAAAAGAAAATCGCTCAGTCGAATCGTCGGCTGAGCGTTTTCTTGCGTATGCGATTACCCGAAAGTCGTTGGTTGATCGCTGTTGTTGATGAAGTTTATTTTAATGAGAAAAGACGGTTTTGTTTTTTGAGGAGAGTGGAATGTTTCCTTACTGCTTTGATGCCCCGGCGGGCGCGGTTTTGGAGTTATTCATGATGATGGCTACTGTTGTTGTCTGGTTTACCTCCCTGATGAGCTGTAGTCGCTGCTAGACAGTGTCCAGTTTTACGATAGCGTTTCCAGGCCCATTGGGGTCAAGTCTGTATGATTGGCGACGCTAAGGTTAAATGTGATGCGATCCAGATCAATTACTGGAACTGAAAAAATAATCGCGGTATCGGTTCACACTTCTGAGGGCGGGAGAGATTTCAGTCAACCAGGATGCAGGCGGCATATCGATTCAAACGCAGTCGCTGACAGACAGGTCACAGAGTGTTGTGATACGACTGTTTAACAACAGAAGTGGTCACCTCCCGGATTGGAATCAATGTCCGGCAGCCACCCATGACGCAGCCAGGCAGCGGGGCCTTAGAAACCAGAAAATTTCAAGATATTTCATCCCCTGCTGAGCCTGTGACCTAAACTGAATAATAAGAATACAAATCATTTCAGTGTCGATCCCGTTGATTCTACTTCGCACGAACTGACAGAAGATCAGACCTGAGTATCACCAACAAGTAATATCCCCAACGAAATGCACTGACACGCATTTCATTAAGACACGATAAGAAAGGCCATATTGATGGATTGGCAACAGTTACTTCTCGAGAATTGGCATGTAAAGTTTGTTTCCATTGTCTTGATTTATGCCGCGTACATTGATGGAAAAGAACTGCGTGTTCCCAACTGGATCACCTATCCGATGGTCCTCTCCGGGTTAATCTACATGACCTGGACTGGCGGTCTGGCTGGACTGGGATGGGGACTTTTGGGAATGGTCGTCGGACTGGCTACACTTCTCCCACTGTACAGCGTAGGCGGAATGGGGGCAGGAGACGTTAAACTGATGGCCGGCATCGGTGCCTGGCTGGGTGTGAAAATCACCTTCTATGCATTTTGTGTCACCACAGTTGTGGGGGCAGTCATGGCTGTGGCCATGGTGCTCTATCGCAAAAAATTCTACAAGCATTTGGGACAGGCCATCATGATTCTTGATGAATGGCGTTCGGTAAAGAACCCGCGTGAACTGTCGCGTATCGCGAAGGAACGGAAACCGACCATGTTTCTGTTGCCATATGGTATCCCCATTTGTATCGGATCAATTGCCTACTTTTTCTACGCCGGACTGCTGTAAGCTCGAATAGGATATCCATCCCCCCCCCTCTGTTAAAACAGGGGGTGTGGGGTGAAGGCGGTTTTCGGGGTGGTCACGAGGCACCATGTGTTACAACCAGAATAGCTTTTTCAATCGATAAAATCGTTATAAATTGAAGCGAAAGCTCTCGAAGTGCCGATGTTCTCCATGATGACAGAATTTTCTTTTCTGTTTTCCTGTGAGAAAGAGGCATATCGGAACGCCATTTCGGAGAACTGACTTTCATTCCTTTCGGGACGAAACAGTTTTCACCAGAGCTTCGTTGATATGTTTCTCTTTGATGGGTGACAGAAATGAAAGTCAAGTCGTTAATGATGTTGGTGATCGCCGTCGGTTGTGGACTGGTTGCGATGTTGGGCGTGAGGCAGGTCCTTAATAAGGATGATCAGCAGGCAGAAGTGAAAACGGCAAATGTCCTGATGACAATTGCTGAAATTCCACCTGGTACTCCTCTGAATGAGTCCAATGTCAAATTCAAGTCATGGCCGATCGATCAGGTACCGGAAGGTGCCGTCACCAAACTGGAACAGTATAAAGACCGCTCCATCAAGACCCGGGCCGTACCGGGAGAAATTGTGATGAAAGCGAAGCTCAGTGAACAGGGAGTTCGTGGAGCATCAGTCGAAATTCCAGATGGGAAACGGGTCTTCACAACATCAGTAGATATGACCAAGACACATAGCGGATTGATTCTTCCTGGCGACTTTGTGGATGTGTATGTGACGTTCACAGCCCGTAAGCCTGAGGGAGGGATGTCAACAATAACAAAAGTGATTCTGGAACGGGTAAAGATCTTTGCGACGGACCATCTGACCGATGTGGGTGGTACAGAAAGTAACCAGGTGAAATCAAAAAACATTTCACTGCTGCTTTCTCCACGTGAAGGGGCCATGTTGAAACTGGCAGAGAAAAAAGGAGAAGTTCATCTCGCATTAAGAGCACAGTCTGATTCGACTGATTCAGAAGATGTGCAGTTTGATGATGACGAACTGGCTGAAGTCTTTTCGATCGAAGGCAGTGAATATCTGAAGGACGGCGAAGAACCAGTTCAAGGCGATGTGAAGAAAAAAGAAAAACAGGAAGTGGTTCAAAAAGAAAAAGAACCTCAATCGGCAAAGCAGTTTCTGGATGAAGAGCAGGAACCTCAGCAGATGACGTCAACTGGTGCCGAGGTAGAGCCGCTGGAAGAACCTAAAAAAATGTGGCAGATCGAGATTTATTCCGGAGAAGAAAAAATCGTGCAGGAAGTGGAACTTCTGGAAGAAGAAATTGAAGATCAGAAAGCTGCGTTAAAAGATCTGTGGGAAGTGTTTACGACCAAACAGAAACAGACTGAGATACAAGACTCCCCTGCTCTCTGACACAGAACGGGGCATTGATTGCGGGCAGAGAGAATTCTCTCAACATGTTATTGAATGATACCTGTTTTAGAGTGATTTCAGAATTTGATCTGAAATCACTCAATAGTAAAAATGTAAGGGGCACGGATGCTGGCCTTCAAAAAACAAATTAGAGTGAAACGTCTGCCTGTCTTAGTCACATTGGTATGCAGTCTCATTGCATTGAGCGCATACGCTCAGGACGAACAACCTGCACCTCCCGGTGCGAGCGAGCCTGTCGTTCAGGTTTCATCTGAAAAAATGAAGCTGGAAGTGACAGAGAAGTTCTCCAAGATTCTCAAGTTTCCGGGTAAGATCAAACGTGTGGATGGATTTGATCCGACTGTTTTGAGTGTTTCTGCTCTCACCCCCAACGAACTCCGCATTCAGGCACTGGTTCCCGGTGTGACCACACTGGTGATTACCGACGAAAATGGAAAAGTCTACACACTTGAGACATTCGTGAGCGGTGATGCCCGTCATCTGCAGGCCTATCTGCGGGAACTGTTTCCCACTTCTTCTGTAACAGCCATCAAAGTTCAAGACTCGGTTGTCTTGCGTGGCTGGGTCACTGAACCGGAAGCCATTACCGAAATGGTAGAAATCGCCGAACAGTTCTTTCCCAATGGTGTGTTAAATCAGATGAAGCTGGCGGGAGTACAACAGGTACTGCTTAAAGTCAAAATTATGGAAGTGCAGCGGTCGAAAATCCGTCAACTGGGCGTCAACTGGTTGTTCCTGAATCAGTCAGGCTATGCTTACAGTACGCCTGGTACACTGGTTCCGATCACCGGAATCAATGTTCCCTTTGGTGGGCCTCCTGCACTCACAGCATCGCAAAATCTGATCAGTGGTACGTCGCTTGGTTTCGGCCTGGTGGACGGATCCAGTATTTTTCAGGCATTCATTGAAGCGTTAAAGAAAGAAGCCCTGCTGAAAATTCTGGCAGAACCGGAACTGGTTACCACCAGCGGTCGCCCGGCGAACCTGCTGTCTGGTGGAGAATTCCCGATTCTGGTCCCCCAAAGTCTGGGTACGGTTACCATTGAATGGCGTGAGTTTGGTGTCAGAATGGAAGCGGTTCCCATTGTGCTGGGGAACGGACGTCTGCGGTTGGAGGTACAACCTGAAGTCAGCGAACGCGACTTTTCCAATGCGGTACAGGTTGCCGGAACAACGGTTCCCGGATTGACTGTCCGTCGTGCAAATACTGCTGTCGAAATGAACTTCGGTGAAACCATGGTCATTGCCGGTCTGATATCGAGCCGCAAAACTGCTGAAACGTCCAAGACGCCCTTTCTGGGAGAACTTCCCGTGGTAGGAGCTGCCTTCCGCCGGGTCAGGTACACTGAAGGGGAAACAGAGCTTGTCATCATGGTGACTCCGGAACTGGTAT is from Gimesia maris and encodes:
- a CDS encoding type II and III secretion system protein family protein; translated protein: MLAFKKQIRVKRLPVLVTLVCSLIALSAYAQDEQPAPPGASEPVVQVSSEKMKLEVTEKFSKILKFPGKIKRVDGFDPTVLSVSALTPNELRIQALVPGVTTLVITDENGKVYTLETFVSGDARHLQAYLRELFPTSSVTAIKVQDSVVLRGWVTEPEAITEMVEIAEQFFPNGVLNQMKLAGVQQVLLKVKIMEVQRSKIRQLGVNWLFLNQSGYAYSTPGTLVPITGINVPFGGPPALTASQNLISGTSLGFGLVDGSSIFQAFIEALKKEALLKILAEPELVTTSGRPANLLSGGEFPILVPQSLGTVTIEWREFGVRMEAVPIVLGNGRLRLEVQPEVSERDFSNAVQVAGTTVPGLTVRRANTAVEMNFGETMVIAGLISSRKTAETSKTPFLGELPVVGAAFRRVRYTEGETELVIMVTPELVSPLKSGQVPPGGPGLFTATPTDRELYLDGVLEVPSYGDNCPDCQYSIPGPISPESMMAPDHVLPPASASQVPPVPAAPTIRSEVIRKPSLSPENMKALEEHEKMQKTPPQSAAAARVPDLSTSKKNDWKAKAKTPEPKVKASAPRLSSPASNQPGLIGPGS
- the cpaB gene encoding Flp pilus assembly protein CpaB; translated protein: MKVKSLMMLVIAVGCGLVAMLGVRQVLNKDDQQAEVKTANVLMTIAEIPPGTPLNESNVKFKSWPIDQVPEGAVTKLEQYKDRSIKTRAVPGEIVMKAKLSEQGVRGASVEIPDGKRVFTTSVDMTKTHSGLILPGDFVDVYVTFTARKPEGGMSTITKVILERVKIFATDHLTDVGGTESNQVKSKNISLLLSPREGAMLKLAEKKGEVHLALRAQSDSTDSEDVQFDDDELAEVFSIEGSEYLKDGEEPVQGDVKKKEKQEVVQKEKEPQSAKQFLDEEQEPQQMTSTGAEVEPLEEPKKMWQIEIYSGEEKIVQEVELLEEEIEDQKAALKDLWEVFTTKQKQTEIQDSPAL
- a CDS encoding A24 family peptidase, with protein sequence MDWQQLLLENWHVKFVSIVLIYAAYIDGKELRVPNWITYPMVLSGLIYMTWTGGLAGLGWGLLGMVVGLATLLPLYSVGGMGAGDVKLMAGIGAWLGVKITFYAFCVTTVVGAVMAVAMVLYRKKFYKHLGQAIMILDEWRSVKNPRELSRIAKERKPTMFLLPYGIPICIGSIAYFFYAGLL
- a CDS encoding Flp family type IVb pilin, which produces MKNLTKSIKNFLVSEDGPTAVEYAVMLALIVIVCLTAIQAVGTNANAKFEAVRDALT